The segment ACTCGATGTAGAACCTATCGCTCAGCTCAAGAGCTATCATGTCTCCGGGTTAGAGCCTCGCATCATGGGCATGGGGCCGATGTATGCCGTGCCCAAGGCCATCGAGAAGGCAGGTCTGAAAGCCTCCGATATCGATCTCTATGAGCTGAATGAGGCCTTTGCCTCACAATCTGTGGCGGTGATGCGTGAGTTGGACCTCGACCCTGAGAAGGTGAATGTCAATGGAGGTGCCATCGCCCTTGGTCACCCTCTGGGCTGCACCGGAGCCAAACTGAGCGTACAACTCTTCAATGAGATGCGCAGAAGAAATCAGAAATACGGTATCGTGACCATGTGTGTAGGCACGGGTCAAGGCGCTGCCGGAGTCTATGAATTATTGAATTGATCTTATCCCTAGAAAACATGGAAACAGCAGAACAAAAGAAAAAATTAGCCACCGGAGGTTCGTTCCTTATCGAGGACACACGTCCTGAGGATATCTTCATCCCAGAGGAATTCGGTGAAGAGCACAACATGATCCGTCAGAGTTGTGAAGACTTCATCAATCAGGAGATCATCCCAAACATCGAACGTATCGATGCGATGGAAGAAGGTCTAATGCCTTCTCTTCTGGAAAAAGCGGGAGAATTAGGCATACTCGGCATCTCCATTCCTGAAGAATTGAACGGCATGGGTATGGATTTCAAGACCACCATGCTCAGCACTGAGTCCATCGGTCATGGATTCTCTTTCTCTGTGGCCCATGGAGCCCACACAGGCATAGGGACACTGCCTATCCTCTACTACGGAAATGATGAGCAGAAGCAGAAGTACGTGCCTAAACTGGCGACTGGCGAGTGGAAAGGGGCATATTGCCTCACTGAGCCCAGCTCAGGGTCCGATGCCAATAGTGCTAAGACCAAGGCCGTTCTCACCGAAGACGGGAAGCACTACCTGCTCAATGGTCAGAAAATGTGGATCACCAACGCTGGATTTGCCGATGTCTTCATCGTCTTTGCCAAGATAGATGACGATGAGAATCTGACCGCATTCATTGTGGAACGCAGTTTCGAAGGGATCAGCTTCAATCCAGAGGAGAAGAAGATGGGGATCAAGGGGTCTTCTACCCGACAGGTCTTCTTCAATGATTGCAAAGTACCGGTGGAGAACATGCTCTACGAGCGTCAGAAAGGATTCAAGATCGCAGTCAATGTACTTAACATCGGACGTATCAAGCTGGCTGGAGGAGTCATAGGAGGATCTAAGAGCGCCATCACCTCTTCGGTGAAGTATGCCAATGAACGTCATCAGTTCGGTCGACCGATCTCCAAATATGGGGCTATCCGGTACAAATTGGCCAAGCAGGCCTACTTGACCTATGCCGTTGAAAGTGCCCTGTATCGGGCCACTCAGGATATCGATGATGCCATCAATGAGCGCGTAGAATCAGGCATGAACAAGCAGGAAGCGACTTTGAAAGGAATTGCTGCCTATGCACCAGAATGCGCCATGCTCAAAGTGGCTGGTTCAGAAGTACTGGATTATTGTGTGGATGAAGGAGTACAGATACATGGAGGGATGGGCTACAGTGCAGAAAGCATGATCGAGCGGGCCTATCGCGATAGCCGTATCAACCGCATCTTCGAGG is part of the Flavobacteriales bacterium genome and harbors:
- a CDS encoding acyl-CoA dehydrogenase, coding for METAEQKKKLATGGSFLIEDTRPEDIFIPEEFGEEHNMIRQSCEDFINQEIIPNIERIDAMEEGLMPSLLEKAGELGILGISIPEELNGMGMDFKTTMLSTESIGHGFSFSVAHGAHTGIGTLPILYYGNDEQKQKYVPKLATGEWKGAYCLTEPSSGSDANSAKTKAVLTEDGKHYLLNGQKMWITNAGFADVFIVFAKIDDDENLTAFIVERSFEGISFNPEEKKMGIKGSSTRQVFFNDCKVPVENMLYERQKGFKIAVNVLNIGRIKLAGGVIGGSKSAITSSVKYANERHQFGRPISKYGAIRYKLAKQAYLTYAVESALYRATQDIDDAINERVESGMNKQEATLKGIAAYAPECAMLKVAGSEVLDYCVDEGVQIHGGMGYSAESMIERAYRDSRINRIFEGTNEINRMLTVDMILKKAMKGELDLMTPAMAVQKELMSIPDFGDDNGELFAEETKYVKNFKKAVLMTAGAAVQKLMTQLGKEQEILMNIADMAIATYNAESVLLRVKKLLKTQSEEDLKEKIAMARLYIYEASEIVRRSGREAIMSFAEGDEQRMMLLGIKRFSKIQPFNVKEAQQTVAQAIVEADEYCF